One Bubalus bubalis isolate 160015118507 breed Murrah chromosome 10, NDDB_SH_1, whole genome shotgun sequence genomic window carries:
- the LOC112587382 gene encoding UL16-binding protein 3 isoform X1 encodes MGGSKTSLGFLVLLPIVLFSGTSSDAHSLSYNVTIDPRPRDGQPWCEVQGEVDQKVFLSYDCGRAKIKYMSPLGEEVKSMNAWETQTDTLRDTGDLLKEQMPDVTPEKHIDKGLLTLQARMSCWREDNGHTSASWQFGFNGQLCLLFDSGNGYWTVVHPKGRRMKEKWENDRAVTDFFKKVSMGDCQRWYRDFLLRWEKILKTTASPTTGPSTMQPMAPDSSYIAWIATGVLAGLVITIIIIACICCKKRRRCSQEVQQVLCLPLSCSSL; translated from the exons ATGGGTGGCTCCAAGACCAGTCTTGGTTTCCTCGTTTTGCTGCCGATTGTCTTGTTCAGCGGGACGTCCAGCG ACGCTCATTCTCTTTCCTATAATGTCACCATCGATCCTCGGCCTAGAGATGGTCAGCCATGGTGTGAGGTTCAAGGAGAAGTTGATCAAAAGGTCTTTCTCTCCTATGACTGTGGTAGAGCTAAGATCAAATACATGAGTCCATTGGGAGAGGAAGTGAAAAGTATGAACGCGTGGGAAACACAGACTGATACACTCAGAGACACTGGAGACTTGCTCAAGGAGCAGATGCCTGACGTCACACCGGAGAAACACATAGACAAGG GCCTTCTGACCCTGCAGGCCAGGATGTCATGCTGGCGTGAAGACAATGGACACACCAGTGCATCCTGGCAGTTTGGCTTCAATGGACAACTGTGCCTCCTCTTTGATTCGGGGAATGGATACTGGACAGTGGTGCATCCTAAAGGGAGGCGGATGAAAGAGAAGTGGGAGAATGACAGAGCTGTGACGGACTTCTTCAAGAAGGTCTCCATGGGAGACTGTCAGCGCTGGTATCGGGATTTCTTGCTgcgctgggagaaaatattgaaGACCACGG CATCACCAACCACGGGACCCTCTACAATGCAGCCCATGGCCCCAGACAGCAGTTACATCGCCTGGATCGCCACCGGGGTTCTCGCCGGTTTGGTCATAACGATCATCATAATAGCCTGTATCTGTTGCAAGAAGAG GAGACGGTGCTCCCAGGAAGTGCAACAGGTGCTCTGTCTGCCTCTCTCCTGCTCTTCACTTTAG
- the LOC112587382 gene encoding UL16-binding protein 3 isoform X3, which yields MGGSKTSLGFLVLLPIVLFSGTSSDAHSLSYNVTIDPRPRDGQPWCEVQGEVDQKVFLSYDCGRAKIKYMSPLGEEVKSMNAWETQTDTLRDTGDLLKEQMPDVTPEKHIDKGLLTLQARMSCWREDNGHTSASWQFGFNGQLCLLFDSGNGYWTVVHPKGRRMKEKWENDRAVTDFFKKVSMGDCQRWYRDFLLRWEKILKTTGDGAPRKCNRCSVCLSPALHFRARRSDPMNLESVFQLQ from the exons ATGGGTGGCTCCAAGACCAGTCTTGGTTTCCTCGTTTTGCTGCCGATTGTCTTGTTCAGCGGGACGTCCAGCG ACGCTCATTCTCTTTCCTATAATGTCACCATCGATCCTCGGCCTAGAGATGGTCAGCCATGGTGTGAGGTTCAAGGAGAAGTTGATCAAAAGGTCTTTCTCTCCTATGACTGTGGTAGAGCTAAGATCAAATACATGAGTCCATTGGGAGAGGAAGTGAAAAGTATGAACGCGTGGGAAACACAGACTGATACACTCAGAGACACTGGAGACTTGCTCAAGGAGCAGATGCCTGACGTCACACCGGAGAAACACATAGACAAGG GCCTTCTGACCCTGCAGGCCAGGATGTCATGCTGGCGTGAAGACAATGGACACACCAGTGCATCCTGGCAGTTTGGCTTCAATGGACAACTGTGCCTCCTCTTTGATTCGGGGAATGGATACTGGACAGTGGTGCATCCTAAAGGGAGGCGGATGAAAGAGAAGTGGGAGAATGACAGAGCTGTGACGGACTTCTTCAAGAAGGTCTCCATGGGAGACTGTCAGCGCTGGTATCGGGATTTCTTGCTgcgctgggagaaaatattgaaGACCACGG GAGACGGTGCTCCCAGGAAGTGCAACAGGTGCTCTGTCTGCCTCTCTCCTGCTCTTCACTTTAGAGCCAGGAGATCAGACCCTATGAATCTTGAGTCTGTTTTCCAGTTACAGTGA
- the LOC112587382 gene encoding UL16-binding protein 3 isoform X2, which yields MGGSKTSLGFLVLLPIVLFSGTSSDAHSLSYNVTIDPRPRDGQPWCEVQGEVDQKVFLSYDCGRAKIKYMSPLGEEVKSMNAWETQTDTLRDTGDLLKEQMPDVTPEKHIDKGLLTLQARMSCWREDNGHTSASWQFGFNGQLCLLFDSGNGYWTVVHPKGRRMKEKWENDRAVTDFFKKVSMGDCQRWYRDFLLRWEKILKTTASPTTGPSTMQPMAPDSSYIAWIATGVLAGLVITIIIIACICCKKRY from the exons ATGGGTGGCTCCAAGACCAGTCTTGGTTTCCTCGTTTTGCTGCCGATTGTCTTGTTCAGCGGGACGTCCAGCG ACGCTCATTCTCTTTCCTATAATGTCACCATCGATCCTCGGCCTAGAGATGGTCAGCCATGGTGTGAGGTTCAAGGAGAAGTTGATCAAAAGGTCTTTCTCTCCTATGACTGTGGTAGAGCTAAGATCAAATACATGAGTCCATTGGGAGAGGAAGTGAAAAGTATGAACGCGTGGGAAACACAGACTGATACACTCAGAGACACTGGAGACTTGCTCAAGGAGCAGATGCCTGACGTCACACCGGAGAAACACATAGACAAGG GCCTTCTGACCCTGCAGGCCAGGATGTCATGCTGGCGTGAAGACAATGGACACACCAGTGCATCCTGGCAGTTTGGCTTCAATGGACAACTGTGCCTCCTCTTTGATTCGGGGAATGGATACTGGACAGTGGTGCATCCTAAAGGGAGGCGGATGAAAGAGAAGTGGGAGAATGACAGAGCTGTGACGGACTTCTTCAAGAAGGTCTCCATGGGAGACTGTCAGCGCTGGTATCGGGATTTCTTGCTgcgctgggagaaaatattgaaGACCACGG CATCACCAACCACGGGACCCTCTACAATGCAGCCCATGGCCCCAGACAGCAGTTACATCGCCTGGATCGCCACCGGGGTTCTCGCCGGTTTGGTCATAACGATCATCATAATAGCCTGTATCTGTTGCAAGAAGAGGTACTGA